One window of Trichomycterus rosablanca isolate fTriRos1 chromosome 2, fTriRos1.hap1, whole genome shotgun sequence genomic DNA carries:
- the LOC134302680 gene encoding trichohyalin-like, producing MGKGACAEGESPDPGSLRIVLIGKTGTGKSATGNTILKRKEFQCKLSMSFVTNICQKGFGEVEGKTIAVVDTPGLLDTTLSNKEAIEEIVKCISLSAPGPHAFIIVLRVGRITQEELETLSLIKKMFGTEAAKFTIVLFTHGDDLEDQTLEEYIKNSDNKSIDKLIRDCGGRVHVFNNKEKNDRTQVCDLIRMIEKMIKSDRNNYFTNEMFEVAENSIQQKQQEILKEKEEQMQAEKEALKYKYEEELEKIRNSMEKEKEKLEQERCEREKVFKEREEALRREKEKREEKVREKRRLEDLRRSEEDERQKTENDRMLEEMRKEMENQNTKFLKQLAEKDEEDQRRAEREKIERERFEHEQKEAMEKLKIRQQEEIKKRDEEEQKRRKEQEEEQENWKRKMKEVENDKKEIKEDIERKWREREMEWKEKMRAREEEHKRTKEKHDKEVKEQEEKQEQMRRNFEKEREDERHKREEEREELKETEKREREQREREYEEYKLKMKKEYEERERIRKDEWKRRTSEDNERREEDKQRIKRLKEEIERERQGEIKRREKEDRDRREKEEREREEMKKNYEQKELDMKSKYEDEARRQAQLEKHTEELITKYQKDYELLDELYCSTQQKYDELKKSKEETEREFRRTRNEPKENTCTIL from the exons atggggaaaggggcgt gtgCTGAGGGTGAATCACCTGATCCTGGGAGTCTGAGAATTGTTCTTATTGGAAAAACAGGAACTGGAAAAAGTGCAACAGGAAACACCATCCTTAAACGTAAAGAATTTCAGTGTAAACTCAGCATGTCCTTTGTGACAAATATTTGCCAGAAAGGATTTGGAGAAGTTGAGGGCAAAACCATTGCTGTTGTTGATACTCCAGGACTGTTAGACACCACATTGTCAAATAAAGAAGCAATTGAAGAAATAGTGAAATGTATCTCACTCTCTGCTCCTGGACCTCACGCCTTTATCATTGTGTTAAGAGTAGGAAGAATCACACAGGAAGAGCTGGAGACCCTGAGTCTGATCAAGAAAATGTTTGGTACTGAGGCAGCAAAGTTCACCATAGTGCTGTTTACACATGGAGATGATCTGGAAGATCAGACTTTGGAAGAATATATCAAAAACAGTGATAATAAAAGCATAGATAAACTAATCAGGGACTGTGGTGGAAGAGTTCAcgtgtttaataataaagaaaagaacGATCGTACACAAGTCTGTGATCTTATCAGAATGATAGAAAAAATGATAAAATCTGACAGAAACAATTACTTTACAAATGAGATGTTTGAGGTGGCAGAAAATTCCATCCAGCAgaaacaacaagaaatactgaAAGAGAAGGAGGAACAGATGCAGGCTGAAAAAGAAGCTCTGAAATACAAATATGAAGAAGAGCTGGAGAAGATAAGGAATAGTatggagaaagagaaagaaaagctGGAACAGGAGAGATGTGAAAGAGAAAAAGTGTTTAAGGAAAGGGAAGAAGCTCTGAGacgagagaaagagaaaagagaagaaaaagtaCGAGAGAAACGGAGGCTGGAGGACCTGAGAAGATCAGAAGAGGATGAACGACAAAAGACAGAGAATGATCGCATGTTggaggagatgaggaaggaaaTGGAAAATCAAAATACTAAATTTCTCAAGCAGCTAGCTGAAAAAGACGAGGAGGACCAGAGGAGAGCAGAAAGAGAAAAAATCGAGAGGGAACGTTTTGAACATGAACAAAAAGAAGCAATGGAGAAACTAAAAATCAGACAACAAGAAGAGATTAAAAAGAGAGACGAGGAAGaacaaaagagaagaaaagaacaagaagaagaacaagaaaACTGGAAGAGGAAAATGAAGGAGGTAGAAAATGATAAAAAGGAGATAAAAGAGGATATTGAGAGAAAATGGAGAGAACGAGAAATGGAATGGAAGGAGAAGATGAGAGCAAGAGAAGAAGAACACAAGAGAACAAAAGAGAAACAtgataaagaagtaaaagaacaggaagaaaaacaagaacaaatgAGAAGAAACTTTGAGAAGGAAAGAGAAGATGAAAGACATAAAAGAGAAGAGGAAAGAGAAGAAttaaaagaaacagaaaaaagagaaagagagcagAGAGAGCGAGAGTATGAGGAATACAAACTAAAAATGAAGAAAGAGTATGAAGAACGAGAAAGAATTAGAAAAGACGAGTGGAAGAGAAGAACCAGTGAGGACAATGAGAGAAGAGAAGAAGACAAGCAGAGGATAAAGAGACTAAAAGAGGAAattgagagagaaagacagggAGAGATCAAGAGAAGAGAGAAAGAAGACAGAGACAGAAGAGAGAAAGAAGAACGAGAGCGTGAGGAAATGAAAAAGAACTATGAGCAGAAAGAGCTGGACATGAAGAGCAAATATGAAGATGAGGCTAGAAGACAAGCTCAGTTGGAAAAACACACAGAGGAACTGATTACCAAGTACCAGAAGGATTATGAACTTCTCGATGAGCTGTACTGCAGTACACAGCAGAAATATGATGAGCTCAAAAAGAGCAAAGAGGAAACAGAGCGTGAATTCCGTAGGACGAGAAATGAGCCTAAAGAAAACACATGTACTATCCTCTAA